A part of Desulfobacter sp. genomic DNA contains:
- a CDS encoding glycosyltransferase, whose amino-acid sequence MKKKLLIINAKQFGYHIDTFSYCKYANKHFNISYLGFDSGEPKLNVDGVECIYILRKGNVLVRYFRFLFACLKICKRNYDAIFIKYFIGCALVKLYHKQKVFVFDIRSGYISGNKTINKTNDFILKFESRFFRYISVISKSLAEKMRLAKYKCHILPLGADPINARFSASDALNLLYVGTFDGRQIEDTIQGFSKFFKKYGGSIEMTYDIVGDGHNGELENLKQLVNKKGLNGIVRLPGYIHQNRLSSYFNRCNVGVSYIPITEMYDCQPPTKTFEYIIAGMPVIATNTKENAVIINEENGILIKDSAEGFYQGLKKLVRLKAEYDPPSIRKKALKNSWHRIVQDNFIPFIDDITDAKLSG is encoded by the coding sequence ATGAAGAAAAAACTTCTCATAATCAACGCCAAACAATTTGGTTACCATATTGATACTTTTTCCTATTGCAAGTATGCGAATAAGCATTTCAATATATCATATCTCGGGTTTGACTCTGGAGAGCCTAAACTTAATGTTGATGGTGTAGAGTGTATTTATATCTTGAGAAAAGGGAATGTTTTAGTTAGATATTTTAGATTCTTATTTGCATGTCTTAAAATCTGTAAGAGAAATTATGATGCAATTTTCATCAAGTATTTTATTGGATGCGCCTTGGTTAAGCTTTACCACAAGCAAAAGGTCTTTGTGTTCGACATCAGAAGTGGTTATATATCAGGCAACAAAACTATTAATAAGACAAACGATTTTATTCTAAAATTTGAAAGCAGGTTCTTTAGATATATTTCTGTCATTTCAAAATCCCTGGCAGAGAAAATGCGCTTGGCAAAGTATAAATGCCATATATTGCCCCTCGGAGCCGATCCAATAAATGCAAGATTTTCTGCTTCTGATGCCCTAAATCTATTGTACGTGGGTACTTTCGATGGTCGACAAATAGAAGATACCATCCAGGGGTTCTCTAAATTTTTTAAAAAGTATGGCGGATCTATAGAGATGACCTATGATATTGTGGGTGATGGGCATAATGGTGAACTGGAAAATTTAAAACAGTTGGTGAATAAAAAAGGGCTCAATGGGATTGTCCGTTTGCCGGGTTATATTCATCAAAACAGACTTAGCAGCTATTTTAATCGGTGCAATGTAGGCGTTTCTTATATACCGATTACAGAAATGTATGACTGCCAGCCTCCGACAAAAACGTTTGAGTACATAATAGCGGGCATGCCAGTGATTGCAACAAACACCAAAGAGAATGCTGTAATCATTAATGAGGAAAACGGAATCTTAATAAAGGATTCTGCAGAAGGCTTTTATCAAGGGTTAAAGAAACTCGTGAGGCTCAAAGCAGAATATGATCCACCATCAATACGGAAAAAAGCTTTGAAGAATAGCTGGCATCGTATTGTTCAGGATAATTTTATCCCTTTCATTGATGATATAACAGATGCAAAATTGAGTGGATAA
- a CDS encoding right-handed parallel beta-helix repeat-containing protein — MLFILSGLQVNICHSGTYYVNNLLGKNINSGGKEAPFKTIKMALRMVQPGDVIVILSNGSKKPYLENIAIKTSGVKGATITIRGESSDRKPLILGDATGSILRCFGKHHLVFKDLIIKGSKDQGLGFAKGCSNILIKNLEIYDTSKNGILINDGGNNFTISNCIIRQVGNTGIAMMGDPNSKLTQTVVEGCTISDALTNDGISLHRDQLESDIGRSHIIRNNRISNCAEQGIDITAGSDILVEDNHTQENHDSGILLGHGTSNVTIRRHNSVNEFKYGIIIGRARNVTLTDSVFRGGYEKTVLTITGAEDLIVENCVFESTALSRTRQIIDFGKSNALGGKIVFRRNVFWASKGKSPKGVMLRFLKIWPGDMDVRWEGNTWYNQEGDSRVFYDPLNGKYDFERFQHKYAPDDSFPTP, encoded by the coding sequence TTGCTCTTTATCCTTTCAGGTCTGCAAGTCAATATCTGTCATTCTGGAACCTACTATGTAAATAATTTGTTAGGGAAAAACATTAATTCAGGAGGCAAAGAGGCTCCGTTTAAAACCATTAAAATGGCGCTAAGAATGGTACAACCCGGCGATGTTATTGTTATTTTGTCTAACGGCTCTAAAAAACCGTATCTGGAGAATATCGCAATAAAAACTTCGGGAGTGAAAGGGGCAACGATTACTATACGAGGTGAGTCCTCAGATCGGAAACCCTTGATATTAGGTGATGCGACAGGAAGCATTTTAAGGTGTTTTGGTAAACATCACCTGGTGTTCAAGGATTTAATAATTAAGGGATCAAAAGATCAGGGGCTTGGATTTGCAAAGGGATGTTCGAATATTTTGATAAAGAATCTTGAGATATACGATACCAGCAAGAATGGAATACTGATTAATGACGGTGGAAATAACTTCACTATATCCAATTGTATCATTCGGCAGGTTGGCAATACCGGTATCGCCATGATGGGGGACCCAAATAGCAAACTTACCCAGACTGTGGTGGAGGGCTGCACCATAAGCGATGCACTCACCAATGACGGTATTTCCCTTCATAGAGATCAATTAGAAAGCGATATTGGCAGAAGTCACATCATTCGCAACAATCGGATAAGCAACTGTGCTGAACAGGGGATTGATATAACAGCTGGCAGCGATATTCTGGTTGAAGATAATCATACCCAGGAAAATCATGACAGCGGAATCCTTCTCGGGCACGGGACATCAAATGTAACAATTAGGCGACACAATTCTGTAAACGAATTTAAATATGGTATCATTATTGGTAGGGCTCGAAACGTCACCCTCACAGATTCTGTGTTTAGAGGAGGATATGAGAAAACCGTTTTGACTATTACCGGTGCGGAAGATTTAATAGTTGAAAATTGTGTCTTTGAATCCACTGCATTGAGCAGGACACGGCAAATTATTGATTTTGGGAAATCAAATGCTTTGGGAGGAAAGATAGTTTTTCGAAGAAACGTTTTTTGGGCATCAAAAGGAAAATCCCCTAAAGGCGTGATGCTTCGGTTTTTAAAAATTTGGCCGGGGGATATGGACGTGAGATGGGAGGGAAACACCTGGTACAACCAAGAAGGAGACAGCCGGGTGTTTTATGACCCTTTAAACGGTAAATATGATTTTGAACGATTCCAGCATAAATACGCACCAGACGATTCATTTCCAACCCCTTAA
- a CDS encoding WecB/TagA/CpsF family glycosyltransferase, which produces MQRYPVLNLWVDDCDMDRALNRVGEFVDKGDRVHTIFASNPEKNYSVPKNPFLYKMFQEADLLIPDGIGMVMAANWIHGASIKRVPGCELMQNICSLAERRGYRIFIYGAREEVNDAAVGELMRRHPKLKIAGRQNGYLDDDKTDELVRRINESKAQILFLALGSPKQEFWIAKNRNRLHHVRVCQGIGGTLDVLAGTVNRAPEFYCKTGLEWFYRLMAEPSRIGRQIKLPIFAAQVVMKKLM; this is translated from the coding sequence ATGCAAAGATATCCGGTGTTAAACCTGTGGGTTGATGATTGTGATATGGACCGGGCATTGAACCGCGTTGGTGAATTTGTAGATAAAGGAGACCGGGTGCATACGATATTCGCCTCCAATCCGGAAAAGAATTATTCAGTACCCAAGAATCCGTTTTTATACAAAATGTTTCAAGAAGCCGACCTGTTGATTCCTGACGGTATCGGTATGGTGATGGCCGCTAATTGGATTCACGGAGCTTCGATAAAACGGGTTCCCGGGTGTGAGCTCATGCAGAACATCTGCAGCTTGGCCGAGAGAAGGGGATATCGGATATTCATTTACGGTGCCAGGGAAGAGGTTAATGACGCAGCTGTCGGTGAACTGATGCGAAGGCATCCTAAACTGAAAATTGCTGGCCGACAGAACGGATATCTGGATGATGACAAAACAGATGAATTGGTCCGGAGAATCAATGAGTCAAAGGCACAGATTTTATTTTTGGCTCTGGGCTCTCCTAAACAGGAATTCTGGATTGCCAAAAACCGGAATCGGCTACACCATGTTCGAGTCTGCCAAGGCATCGGCGGGACTCTTGACGTTTTGGCCGGTACGGTGAACCGGGCCCCGGAGTTCTACTGCAAAACAGGTCTGGAATGGTTTTACAGATTGATGGCGGAGCCCTCAAGAATAGGACGGCAGATTAAATTACCCATATTTGCGGCCCAAGTGGTCATGAAAAAGTTGATGTAA
- a CDS encoding glycosyltransferase family 4 protein: protein MKPDTIKVLTTIPYLKGKGGVTSYFNAILPYLTSAIPLEIGGLRKKGAFLHPLTDQFRFWNRMRHLNPNLVHINPSLGVKSFFRDGLLSWQAKRRGAKLLIFWHGWSNSFSEKVGEKYLSFFKHTFGKADGFIVLASEFEQKLRDWGVKVPIYIETTTVEDSLVNGIDIRQRWHQLKHDSVIKILFLSRLERTKGVFETIDAVKILLEKDIRVELTIAGDGPILEELRSHTRTIGLTPEQVKFTGFVRDDEKRRVFMQNHIYCFPTFYGEGLPISVLEAMSVGMPVLTRPMGGLSDMFEHGKMGALVHGKSAAEIALSLENILSSKDKMMEIGCYNAEYANRHFIAPVVAKRLNKIYSKI from the coding sequence TTGAAACCGGATACCATTAAGGTTCTTACCACAATTCCATACCTTAAGGGTAAAGGAGGAGTAACAAGCTATTTTAATGCAATTTTACCATATTTGACATCGGCGATTCCTTTAGAGATAGGTGGCCTGAGGAAAAAAGGGGCATTTTTGCACCCCCTAACCGATCAGTTCCGTTTCTGGAATAGGATGAGGCATTTAAATCCTAATCTGGTTCACATCAATCCTTCATTAGGGGTGAAAAGTTTTTTCCGGGATGGTCTTTTATCGTGGCAAGCCAAAAGAAGGGGGGCCAAGCTTCTCATTTTTTGGCATGGGTGGAGTAACAGTTTTTCAGAGAAGGTAGGGGAAAAGTATTTATCTTTTTTTAAACATACGTTTGGCAAGGCTGATGGATTTATTGTACTTGCATCTGAGTTTGAACAGAAACTGAGGGATTGGGGTGTGAAGGTGCCCATCTATATTGAGACAACTACTGTAGAGGATAGTTTGGTCAATGGAATTGATATTCGACAAAGATGGCATCAGTTAAAGCATGACTCTGTTATTAAAATACTGTTCCTTTCACGACTCGAGCGTACCAAAGGCGTTTTTGAAACGATAGACGCGGTTAAAATTCTGTTGGAAAAGGATATACGGGTTGAACTTACGATTGCGGGCGATGGCCCTATACTTGAGGAGCTTAGGAGTCATACTCGTACTATAGGTTTGACTCCGGAACAGGTTAAATTCACTGGCTTTGTTCGAGATGATGAAAAAAGAAGGGTTTTTATGCAGAATCATATTTATTGTTTCCCTACTTTCTATGGTGAGGGATTACCAATTTCAGTATTGGAAGCTATGAGTGTTGGAATGCCAGTACTGACTCGCCCAATGGGGGGGCTATCGGATATGTTTGAACACGGGAAAATGGGAGCCCTTGTCCATGGCAAAAGCGCTGCAGAAATAGCATTGTCTTTGGAAAACATATTATCGAGCAAAGACAAGATGATGGAAATCGGATGCTATAATGCTGAATATGCCAACCGTCACTTTATCGCTCCGGTCGTCGCCAAAAGACTGAACAAGATATATAGTAAGATATGA
- a CDS encoding alginate lyase family protein, whose amino-acid sequence MPKVDIGVIKDIHQPNIKLLDLCTESTDLNDDVDFKPFEKRYCKTFFSEIKFGDSDPDIRSVWEPARLTSVTQALVSIDPQTDKDEFYRLTQKVISWIKENPFLFGVHYLSPMELGLRIQVFFLILKRIDPEEHIDEIEMILSAIYQHAWWISRNMALYSSLGNHTVCECVGLLFSGAVFRGHKEGQIWLRKGCRLLEQELYHQILDDGGGAEQSIDYHRFVLDLYWLSVDFLETNKYYDCSKWKERLKKGEIFWQSFLFNGCAPPMIGDSDSGYALGGGICPKRQLPGNVKKNHQGIAYQQFNDSGYSIIKTQSGVFITFDHGPLGMAPLYNHGHADALSITLSKNKLPFLIDPGTYRYNGVPEHRAYFKGTKSHNTICIDNTDQAEQLSGFIWDKPYTAELVRTNENAESIFLRAQHDGYTRLKNKVIHERDVCFYDGTCCVIKDFFSGFGTHVFEQNFHLHPDVEVIKEKNWLCLDNNGVSIFIYDPGNLFTLVRGQENPLLGWYSSEYGVLEETSTLHAVKSGVPNEIRFVTLIGFGEAQLEKAVKIYRSID is encoded by the coding sequence GTGCCCAAAGTTGATATTGGTGTAATTAAAGATATACATCAACCCAATATCAAGCTATTGGATCTTTGTACAGAATCTACTGATCTGAATGATGATGTCGATTTCAAACCGTTTGAAAAAAGATACTGCAAAACATTTTTCTCGGAAATAAAATTTGGAGACTCCGATCCCGATATCCGGTCGGTATGGGAACCGGCAAGGTTAACATCTGTCACCCAAGCTCTTGTTTCAATAGATCCTCAGACAGATAAGGATGAATTTTATAGGCTTACGCAGAAAGTAATCTCTTGGATTAAAGAGAACCCTTTTCTTTTCGGAGTGCATTATTTATCGCCTATGGAACTGGGTCTGAGGATTCAAGTCTTTTTTCTAATTTTGAAAAGAATAGACCCTGAAGAGCATATAGATGAAATTGAGATGATTCTATCTGCGATTTATCAACATGCATGGTGGATTTCGAGGAATATGGCCCTATATTCTTCTCTCGGCAATCATACGGTCTGCGAATGTGTAGGATTACTCTTTTCAGGAGCTGTGTTCAGAGGTCATAAAGAGGGGCAAATATGGCTGAGGAAAGGATGCCGGCTGCTTGAACAGGAGCTCTATCACCAAATTCTGGACGATGGTGGGGGGGCCGAGCAGTCTATTGATTATCACCGATTTGTTTTGGACCTATACTGGCTCTCGGTAGATTTCCTTGAAACTAATAAATACTATGACTGTTCAAAATGGAAAGAGCGCTTAAAAAAAGGTGAAATATTTTGGCAGTCGTTTTTATTTAATGGATGTGCCCCCCCTATGATCGGAGACAGCGACAGTGGATACGCCTTAGGAGGGGGGATTTGCCCAAAAAGACAGCTTCCAGGAAACGTAAAAAAGAACCATCAAGGTATAGCTTACCAACAATTCAATGATTCTGGATACTCAATCATAAAAACACAAAGCGGCGTTTTTATAACTTTTGATCATGGGCCTTTGGGTATGGCACCGTTGTATAATCATGGTCATGCCGATGCCTTATCGATAACTCTTTCCAAAAATAAGTTGCCGTTTCTTATTGATCCAGGAACATACAGATATAATGGAGTTCCGGAACATAGGGCCTATTTTAAAGGAACAAAATCTCATAACACCATTTGTATTGACAATACAGATCAGGCGGAACAGCTTTCTGGTTTTATCTGGGACAAACCATATACAGCAGAACTGGTTAGAACTAATGAAAATGCTGAAAGCATTTTTCTTCGAGCACAACATGATGGTTATACTCGATTAAAAAATAAAGTTATCCATGAAAGAGACGTGTGTTTTTATGATGGGACTTGTTGCGTTATTAAAGATTTCTTTTCTGGTTTCGGAACACATGTCTTTGAGCAAAATTTTCATCTTCATCCTGATGTTGAAGTGATAAAAGAAAAGAATTGGTTGTGTCTTGATAATAATGGGGTAAGCATTTTTATATACGATCCTGGAAATTTGTTTACCCTCGTTCGAGGCCAGGAGAATCCTCTTTTGGGTTGGTATTCATCAGAATATGGAGTTTTAGAAGAAACAAGTACTCTACATGCCGTTAAGTCAGGAGTGCCAAATGAGATCCGTTTTGTGACTTTGATAGGGTTCGGTGAAGCGCAATTGGAAAAGGCCGTTAAGATTTATAGGAGTATTGATTAG
- a CDS encoding acyltransferase: MLLMDIYRESLGFFYKRVFNGPSSNLRVTGTISFVNRKKIWIGDNVLLKNNCALLPGSNSKEFAIKIGDFSEVHEDCVLRTFQGFIYIGKKCSLNRHCYLLGSGGITIGNMVRIGPRVNLITNNHIFKERDRPIMEQGESHAPINIKDDVWIGANATILPGVAIPQGCIVAAGAVVTKSIPPFSIVGGVPAKVIGQR, from the coding sequence ATGCTACTGATGGATATTTATAGAGAAAGCCTGGGATTTTTCTACAAACGTGTGTTCAACGGACCATCCTCAAATCTGCGTGTGACCGGGACGATTTCTTTTGTAAACAGAAAAAAAATTTGGATTGGTGATAATGTGCTATTAAAGAATAATTGTGCCCTATTGCCTGGATCTAATTCAAAAGAATTTGCCATTAAAATAGGTGATTTTTCTGAAGTACACGAGGATTGTGTGCTTCGCACCTTCCAAGGTTTTATTTATATTGGTAAAAAATGTAGTCTTAATCGTCACTGCTATCTCTTGGGAAGTGGTGGGATTACCATTGGGAATATGGTGCGCATAGGTCCTAGGGTCAACTTAATAACAAATAATCATATATTTAAGGAGCGAGATAGGCCTATTATGGAACAGGGTGAAAGTCATGCGCCTATAAATATAAAAGATGATGTTTGGATTGGTGCTAATGCTACAATTTTACCAGGCGTAGCAATACCCCAAGGATGTATCGTCGCGGCCGGTGCTGTTGTGACAAAAAGTATCCCTCCATTTTCAATTGTGGGTGGTGTGCCGGCAAAGGTTATCGGTCAAAGATAA
- a CDS encoding glycosyltransferase family 4 protein, translated as MNKERLLFITGYFPFAQGGAELQAYYLAQKCRDFAKVAFIYRNHAIKKKGKVADDGFLLYPINPVKVFLLRRTFFFEGAQLWKRGLMKFRPTIIYYRGMNAYLYFVAVHAKYYKSKLIIHIASDPDLLRPARVKKSPGYLLKRFCFNIAHAIIVQTEYQAHLLEKNFNRRAMVIPNGHPIPPGCFKKSNKEISILWIANWKPIKRPEMFVKLVEQMSNVENVRFIMVGRNEGYPNLIDRALRNGIEVMGEISNGRVNDLLAKSHLLVNTSRHEGFSNTFVQAWMRKVPVVSLSVDPDGIIEKRGLGLYSGSFTQLIKDIKSLISDSHRLQQIGENARKYATQYHSIDNFNRIRRIMNDSGAPRDRNT; from the coding sequence ATGAATAAAGAAAGGCTCCTTTTTATTACGGGGTATTTTCCTTTTGCTCAGGGTGGGGCAGAGCTTCAGGCGTATTATTTGGCACAGAAATGCCGGGATTTTGCTAAGGTTGCATTTATATACAGGAACCACGCTATTAAAAAAAAGGGAAAAGTCGCGGATGATGGCTTCTTGCTTTATCCCATTAATCCAGTGAAAGTCTTTTTACTCAGAAGAACCTTTTTTTTCGAAGGAGCGCAGCTATGGAAAAGGGGGTTGATGAAGTTTCGTCCGACAATTATCTACTATCGTGGGATGAATGCCTATCTATATTTTGTAGCGGTCCATGCAAAATACTACAAGTCTAAGCTAATCATACATATTGCCAGTGATCCAGATTTATTACGACCGGCAAGAGTGAAAAAGAGCCCCGGATATCTGCTCAAACGCTTTTGTTTTAATATAGCACATGCAATCATCGTTCAAACTGAATATCAGGCTCACCTGCTTGAAAAAAATTTTAATCGAAGGGCTATGGTTATACCCAATGGTCATCCCATACCGCCCGGATGTTTTAAGAAATCCAATAAAGAGATATCCATACTTTGGATTGCCAACTGGAAACCCATAAAACGGCCTGAAATGTTTGTTAAGCTTGTTGAACAGATGAGCAATGTGGAAAATGTTCGTTTCATCATGGTTGGTCGAAATGAAGGCTATCCGAACTTGATTGATAGGGCTCTGAGAAATGGGATCGAAGTTATGGGTGAAATATCAAATGGCAGAGTGAATGATTTGCTGGCGAAAAGTCATCTTTTAGTGAATACCAGTCGGCATGAAGGTTTCAGCAATACTTTTGTCCAGGCCTGGATGAGGAAGGTTCCGGTTGTAAGCCTCAGTGTAGACCCTGACGGGATTATTGAAAAAAGGGGCTTGGGGTTATATTCCGGCAGTTTTACGCAATTGATCAAAGATATTAAATCTCTTATCAGCGATTCTCACCGTTTACAGCAAATTGGAGAGAATGCTCGGAAATATGCCACCCAGTATCACTCTATTGATAATTTTAACCGAATACGCAGAATTATGAACGATTCTGGGGCACCACGGGACCGCAATACTTAA
- a CDS encoding serine acetyltransferase, producing the protein MKKAKANLPYYLYKTAHFCQCNKIPLIPLTIRLFLRIVFCAVIPPETIIGKNVHFGFNGLGIIIHKNCIIGDNVHFYQQVTLGGGRGHGVPVIGNSVIIGAGAKVLGNVTIGDNVKIGANAVVIKDIPSGCTAVGIPAEILDCPAMEEKTN; encoded by the coding sequence ATGAAAAAAGCTAAGGCAAATTTACCTTATTATCTATACAAAACAGCGCATTTTTGTCAATGCAATAAAATACCGCTTATCCCGTTAACAATTCGACTATTTTTAAGGATCGTCTTTTGCGCAGTCATTCCCCCTGAAACTATAATTGGGAAAAATGTTCATTTTGGGTTTAATGGTTTAGGAATAATCATCCATAAAAACTGCATCATAGGAGACAATGTTCATTTCTACCAACAGGTAACATTGGGTGGAGGCAGAGGTCATGGTGTTCCTGTAATTGGCAATAGTGTCATCATCGGAGCCGGAGCCAAGGTTCTTGGAAATGTAACCATAGGAGACAATGTGAAAATCGGAGCAAATGCAGTTGTGATTAAAGATATCCCTTCAGGTTGTACGGCAGTTGGAATTCCTGCAGAGATATTAGATTGTCCTGCCATGGAGGAAAAAACAAATTGA
- a CDS encoding oligosaccharide flippase family protein, translating to MAVTVLLVRALSEHDYGIYNLLYSLIALMGMVFSFGIANTLQRYMPEYYSRGEYEIAHRLYRVASFLRLVSNITALAIFLLLWDFAAPILDVAAYKNYFLLFCFIIILHLQRSILETCLNSYFLQKYSQGFSLLFVLIKGVGYGNAIWFSWNLWHILVVDLLAYIIIFILLEIVYWLKVQKAGGDHEKIPPHERKRITRYALFYNFNDAGAGLLDSNFDNFIIAMYLNPIAVGAYSFCYRITRMADRFLPINYLLQVIQPSFFSGNQESSKQQITQNYQLLLKLTYLFQVPLFCFFLLYSQEMIIVFFSGKFLDYYLILVAVSIISLLNAFQTPLGLTAQLKEKAEIILYSKVFAVYNIFADIVLIHFFGIWGAVIATGSATLAKNLFIWFFVREFASFSGMSSFFFSLGLYWTGVAGTGWLLGCLIQNHFTMLGAGIVLISMAFAIQFRFLFFSEKERAFFYRFGKQNPKVRLLLSVIGLIKKNQQRVG from the coding sequence GCTATACTCTTTAATTGCCTTGATGGGCATGGTTTTTTCCTTTGGTATTGCCAATACGCTTCAACGCTATATGCCGGAGTATTACAGCAGGGGGGAATACGAGATTGCCCATCGATTGTACAGAGTAGCCTCGTTTCTACGCCTTGTTTCCAATATCACGGCGCTTGCGATCTTTTTACTGCTTTGGGATTTTGCAGCTCCTATCTTGGACGTAGCAGCTTATAAAAATTATTTTTTATTGTTCTGTTTTATAATCATTTTACACCTTCAAAGGAGCATACTTGAAACATGCCTGAATTCCTATTTTCTTCAGAAATATTCCCAAGGGTTCTCGTTGTTGTTTGTTTTGATCAAAGGTGTAGGGTACGGTAATGCAATCTGGTTTTCATGGAACCTTTGGCATATCCTGGTTGTTGATCTACTTGCCTATATTATTATTTTTATATTGTTAGAAATTGTCTATTGGCTAAAAGTACAAAAGGCCGGCGGCGATCATGAAAAAATTCCTCCCCATGAGCGAAAGCGCATCACGCGGTATGCTCTTTTTTACAATTTCAACGATGCGGGAGCAGGGCTTTTGGATTCAAATTTTGATAATTTCATCATTGCCATGTATTTGAATCCGATAGCTGTTGGAGCCTATAGTTTTTGTTATCGGATCACTCGGATGGCTGATCGGTTTCTGCCCATCAATTACCTCCTGCAGGTGATTCAGCCCAGTTTTTTTAGCGGGAACCAAGAGTCATCTAAACAGCAAATCACTCAAAACTATCAACTCCTTTTAAAATTGACATATCTCTTCCAGGTTCCACTCTTTTGCTTTTTCCTTTTGTACAGTCAGGAAATGATTATTGTCTTTTTTTCAGGAAAGTTTTTAGATTACTATTTGATATTGGTAGCCGTTTCAATAATATCCTTATTGAATGCATTTCAAACTCCACTAGGGTTAACTGCTCAGCTAAAAGAAAAAGCGGAGATTATTTTATACAGCAAGGTTTTCGCTGTGTACAATATCTTTGCCGATATTGTTTTGATTCATTTTTTTGGTATCTGGGGTGCGGTTATAGCTACAGGAAGTGCGACTCTGGCAAAAAATTTGTTTATCTGGTTTTTTGTAAGGGAATTTGCCAGTTTTTCTGGCATGTCGTCATTTTTTTTCAGTTTAGGTCTATACTGGACTGGGGTTGCCGGAACTGGGTGGTTACTCGGATGCTTGATACAGAACCATTTTACTATGCTTGGCGCAGGAATAGTATTAATCAGTATGGCATTTGCGATTCAGTTTCGGTTTCTATTCTTCAGTGAAAAAGAGAGAGCCTTTTTTTATCGTTTTGGCAAACAGAACCCTAAAGTAAGACTTTTATTATCGGTGATTGGATTGATAAAAAAGAATCAACAAAGAGTCGGATAG
- a CDS encoding glycosyltransferase family 4 protein, whose protein sequence is MNKSTKGILKFCYIKPGDVAAELVSIDETSSTVTGGQLYYIHSIYRLMERRGSLLLLSWGKSTKKVKRKHCVAKTLTIKTNPKFLNICRRIVFPFLVGFELLKFKPDYILCARGSSLLVCYVVSMLIRSKLIVSLHSDLSVGRRFDRLFELLILKRCHFVVAHGPFLYRQLCKIRRKGMIEYIASFDDFSKINCFEESVQSGLPSCINDKEKKLLFYVGRMEPGKGVYDLYDAFKAVNRQIKSLVMVYAGGGSCCKPLQKAIEADGLKGEVFILGEKSRVEVAYLFKKSWVAINPTRIAMSEGLCKSAIEAFILGVPVIAPEVGAFRYVIDDDKNGLLYKPDSIVDLEHKIRHVMNPEIRAKLAANALAKGRILCSDKLSFEEAVKQGFYSHKVKYE, encoded by the coding sequence ATGAATAAGTCAACCAAGGGGATATTGAAATTCTGTTACATCAAACCAGGAGATGTTGCGGCTGAATTGGTAAGTATTGATGAAACTTCTTCCACCGTAACCGGCGGTCAATTGTATTATATTCACTCAATTTATAGGCTGATGGAAAGGCGGGGAAGCCTGCTACTACTTTCCTGGGGGAAATCGACTAAAAAAGTAAAAAGAAAGCATTGTGTTGCCAAAACCTTAACGATAAAAACCAATCCAAAATTTTTAAATATATGCAGGCGTATCGTTTTTCCTTTTTTGGTAGGGTTCGAACTGCTTAAATTTAAACCAGATTATATTCTTTGTGCTAGGGGGAGTTCCCTTCTGGTTTGTTATGTGGTCTCTATGCTAATCAGATCCAAGCTAATTGTCTCCCTCCACTCTGATTTATCTGTAGGAAGGAGATTTGATAGGCTATTTGAGTTATTGATATTAAAAAGGTGCCATTTTGTTGTTGCCCACGGTCCCTTTCTATACAGACAATTATGTAAGATTAGAAGAAAAGGCATGATAGAGTATATAGCATCGTTCGACGACTTCTCTAAAATTAACTGTTTCGAAGAATCTGTTCAATCCGGGCTACCTTCTTGCATCAATGACAAAGAAAAGAAGCTACTTTTTTACGTTGGCAGAATGGAGCCTGGCAAAGGTGTATACGATCTTTACGATGCCTTTAAAGCCGTCAATAGACAAATAAAAAGTCTTGTGATGGTTTATGCTGGTGGAGGAAGTTGCTGTAAACCTCTTCAAAAAGCCATAGAGGCTGATGGTTTGAAAGGCGAGGTTTTTATCCTTGGTGAGAAATCTAGGGTAGAAGTTGCTTATCTGTTTAAAAAATCATGGGTTGCTATCAATCCCACACGAATTGCAATGTCTGAAGGTTTGTGTAAATCGGCAATTGAGGCGTTCATCCTTGGTGTCCCGGTTATTGCACCTGAAGTTGGCGCTTTCAGATATGTCATCGATGATGATAAAAATGGATTGCTATACAAGCCTGATTCTATTGTAGATCTGGAGCACAAAATAAGACATGTCATGAATCCAGAAATCAGAGCGAAACTTGCTGCCAATGCCTTGGCAAAAGGGCGGATACTTTGTTCGGACAAGCTTTCTTTCGAAGAGGCTGTGAAGCAGGGGTTTTATTCCCATAAGGTAAAATATGAATAA